A genomic window from Halorubrum lacusprofundi ATCC 49239 includes:
- a CDS encoding TIGR03571 family LLM class oxidoreductase produces MTDLDARERDGHANAGFRRLFGGGLTFGLGFPLTGERRGTPDPTEEVRLAERAEALGFDGLWARDVPTYWPRFGDAGGAFDPWALLSHVAARTEEVALGTSSVVLPLRHPIHLAKSAATVDRLSDGRVVLGVASGDRDPEYAAFGVDPEKRGEMVRERIAAMRACWREDFPEIDGEWGELGGDLDVLPKPTTETLPVLPTGNARQSTEWIAEHGDGWLFYHLPDETLRSYVAEWRELAGAKPFSIAVGVEFADDPTAEPEPLHLGYRAGVDWFREYFRRLDEFGVDHVVVDLRGDDPETAMETFADEVSGPL; encoded by the coding sequence GTGACCGACCTCGACGCGCGGGAGCGCGACGGCCACGCCAACGCCGGCTTCCGGCGGCTGTTCGGCGGCGGGCTCACGTTCGGACTCGGGTTCCCGCTGACGGGCGAGCGACGCGGAACGCCGGACCCCACCGAGGAGGTCCGGCTCGCGGAGCGCGCCGAGGCCCTCGGCTTCGACGGGCTCTGGGCGCGGGACGTGCCGACCTACTGGCCCCGGTTCGGCGACGCCGGCGGGGCGTTCGACCCGTGGGCGCTGCTCTCGCACGTGGCCGCCCGCACCGAGGAGGTCGCGCTCGGCACGTCGAGCGTCGTCCTCCCGCTCCGACACCCGATCCACCTCGCGAAGTCCGCCGCGACCGTCGACCGGCTCTCAGACGGGCGGGTCGTCCTCGGAGTTGCTTCCGGCGACCGCGATCCCGAGTACGCGGCGTTCGGCGTCGACCCCGAGAAGCGAGGAGAGATGGTCCGAGAGCGGATCGCAGCGATGCGCGCGTGCTGGCGCGAGGACTTTCCCGAGATCGACGGCGAGTGGGGCGAACTCGGTGGCGACCTCGACGTGCTCCCGAAGCCGACGACGGAGACGCTCCCGGTGTTGCCGACGGGTAACGCGCGACAGTCGACCGAGTGGATCGCTGAGCACGGCGACGGCTGGCTGTTCTACCACCTCCCGGACGAGACGCTCCGGAGCTACGTCGCGGAGTGGCGCGAGCTCGCGGGCGCGAAACCGTTCTCCATCGCCGTCGGCGTCGAGTTCGCCGACGATCCGACCGCCGAGCCTGAACCCCTCCATCTCGGCTACCGCGCCGGCGTCGACTGGTTCCGGGAGTACTTCCGGCGGCTCGACGAGTTCGGGGTCGATCACGTCGTCGTCGACCTGCGCGGCGACGACCCGGAGACGGCGATGGAGACGTTCGCGGACGAGGTGAGCGGGCCGCTTTGA
- the fmdA gene encoding formamidase — translation MPEVKFEVDVDSPPDEQPTAKPFNRWHPDIPPVVEAEPGETIRLEALDWTGGQISDNDDPNEVRDVDLTQVHYLAGPVRVEGAEPGDLLKVEFHDMGPLNDRSEFGFTGTFSQQNGGGFLTDHFPDAAKSIWEIDGYTVSSRHVPDVRYEGKIHPGLAGCAPSQELLEEWNEREQELIDKHEEDPSSIPNHPTGEAEPGVANPPTTEGAQMGEMDPDAAEEAAKEAARTVPPREHGGNHDIKDLSIGSTVYFPVYVEGANFALGDFHASQGDGEITFCGAIEMAGYADVEFDLVKNGMEEHGVDHPIFEPGHRGPNFEDYITFCGYSVTEDGEQRYIDSHTAYRRACLQAIDYLKKFGYTGQQALHILGTVPAEGRQSGVVDVPNACSTLAVPKGVFEFDISPGNLDNRADRGDLVVTDDPLE, via the coding sequence ATGCCAGAAGTCAAATTCGAAGTTGATGTCGACAGCCCGCCGGACGAACAGCCGACGGCCAAACCGTTCAACCGATGGCATCCGGACATCCCGCCGGTCGTGGAGGCAGAACCCGGAGAAACGATTCGACTCGAAGCGCTAGACTGGACAGGCGGACAGATATCTGACAACGACGACCCCAACGAGGTCCGAGACGTCGACCTCACGCAAGTCCACTACCTCGCCGGCCCCGTGCGCGTCGAGGGGGCGGAGCCCGGTGACCTGTTGAAAGTCGAGTTCCACGACATGGGGCCGCTGAACGACCGCTCGGAGTTCGGCTTCACCGGAACCTTCTCACAGCAGAACGGCGGGGGCTTTCTGACCGACCACTTCCCGGACGCCGCGAAGTCGATCTGGGAGATCGACGGCTACACCGTCTCGTCCCGGCACGTCCCCGATGTCCGCTACGAGGGGAAGATCCATCCCGGACTCGCGGGTTGTGCGCCGAGCCAAGAGCTGTTGGAGGAGTGGAACGAGCGGGAGCAGGAGCTGATCGACAAACACGAGGAAGACCCGAGTTCGATCCCGAACCACCCGACCGGGGAGGCGGAGCCGGGCGTCGCGAACCCGCCGACCACGGAGGGCGCACAGATGGGCGAGATGGACCCCGACGCGGCCGAGGAGGCGGCGAAGGAGGCCGCGAGGACGGTTCCGCCACGCGAACACGGCGGGAACCACGACATCAAGGACCTCTCCATCGGCTCGACGGTGTACTTCCCCGTCTACGTCGAGGGGGCGAACTTCGCGCTCGGCGACTTCCACGCCTCGCAGGGCGACGGCGAGATCACCTTCTGCGGCGCGATCGAGATGGCGGGCTACGCCGACGTGGAGTTCGACTTGGTCAAGAACGGCATGGAGGAACACGGCGTCGACCACCCGATCTTCGAGCCCGGCCACCGCGGCCCCAACTTCGAGGACTACATCACGTTCTGCGGCTACTCCGTGACGGAGGACGGCGAGCAGCGCTACATCGACTCGCACACCGCCTACCGCCGGGCGTGTCTACAGGCGATCGACTACCTCAAGAAGTTCGGCTACACGGGCCAACAGGCGCTCCACATCCTTGGCACCGTCCCGGCCGAGGGGCGTCAGAGCGGCGTCGTCGACGTCCCGAACGCGTGCTCGACGTTGGCGGTGCCGAAGGGCGTCTTCGAGTTCGACATCTCTCCCGGGAATCTGGACAACCGAGCCGATCGCGGCGATCTTGTCGTCACCGACGATCCCCTTGAGTGA
- a CDS encoding aldo/keto reductase, producing MQHRELGNSGVEVSEIGFGAWVVGTDWWGDRSDEQAVGMVEDALDAGVTYVDTGDVYGHGDSEEIIGRAIGGRRDEVTLATKIGYDFYNNPQAGHGELPKELDREYLETAFERSLDRLDTDYVDLLQLHNANVDDITPEVRDLLREWKADGRVRALGWALGPSIGWLAEGDAAVEYEEFDAVQTVFNLFEQQPGRHFVDTIRETGSDTSVIARVPHSSGLLNEQVTPDTVLEDGDHRSHRPQEWYETGWKKVDAIRFLEDPDGVEGTRTMAQAAIRWLLAHDEVASVTPTFRDGDDIAEWSAASDVPPLSEAEYDRVEELYARNFDIDRDDGMDVLRTSVDGEDIEAAGLDKRAASY from the coding sequence ATGCAGCACCGCGAACTCGGGAACTCCGGCGTCGAGGTCTCGGAGATCGGCTTCGGCGCGTGGGTCGTCGGCACCGACTGGTGGGGCGACCGCTCGGACGAACAGGCGGTCGGTATGGTCGAAGACGCGCTCGACGCGGGCGTCACGTACGTCGACACCGGCGACGTGTACGGCCACGGCGACAGCGAGGAGATAATCGGCCGCGCGATCGGCGGCCGTCGCGACGAGGTGACGCTCGCGACGAAGATCGGCTACGACTTCTACAACAATCCGCAGGCCGGACACGGCGAGCTTCCGAAGGAGCTCGACCGCGAGTACCTCGAAACCGCTTTCGAACGCTCGCTCGACCGGCTCGACACCGACTACGTCGACCTGCTCCAGTTGCACAACGCGAACGTCGACGACATCACGCCCGAGGTGCGCGATCTCCTGCGCGAGTGGAAAGCCGACGGGCGCGTTCGCGCGCTCGGGTGGGCGCTCGGCCCCTCCATCGGCTGGCTGGCCGAGGGCGACGCCGCCGTCGAGTACGAGGAGTTCGACGCGGTCCAGACCGTCTTCAACCTCTTCGAGCAGCAGCCCGGCCGCCACTTCGTCGACACCATCCGCGAGACGGGCTCGGACACCTCGGTGATCGCTCGCGTCCCGCACTCCTCCGGCCTGCTCAACGAGCAGGTGACGCCCGACACCGTCCTCGAAGACGGCGACCACCGCTCGCACCGGCCGCAAGAGTGGTACGAGACGGGCTGGAAGAAGGTCGACGCCATCCGCTTCCTCGAAGACCCCGACGGCGTCGAGGGGACCCGCACGATGGCGCAGGCCGCGATCCGCTGGCTGCTCGCGCACGACGAGGTCGCCTCCGTCACGCCCACGTTCCGCGACGGCGACGACATCGCCGAGTGGAGCGCGGCGAGCGACGTGCCGCCGCTCTCCGAGGCCGAGTACGACCGGGTCGAGGAGCTGTACGCGCGCAACTTCGACATCGACCGCGACGACGGGATGGACGTGCTCCGAACGTCCGTCGACGGCGAAGACATCGAGGCCGCCGGCCTCGACAAGCGCGCCGCGTCGTACTGA
- a CDS encoding acyltransferase, producing the protein MTKRHVSLPDGAEAGVRGFIDEVDERLSSEEDTCEVVRDTLIDLHGDRERWEAWQDGESVPRAERVRLQGYDPCNATLESEYYAEKDEEQFQRSKHLQWLWRQFDATPMADNVDFALRFRQMLGNHLFAECGDDCRFFKGISVTYGHNIEVGDNVVIHDGVHLDDRGKLTIGDRASISDGVHLYSHDHDLVDQTEVRNFHTIVEDDARVTYDAMVRAGCRVGENSVVGARSVVQGDVPAHHVVVGSPARSVRVKPGWEEVADELEDGRLPDRQDEREIEYDLPDDLDQFDEFQRDLQPPSSPQ; encoded by the coding sequence ATGACAAAGCGACACGTCTCCCTGCCCGACGGTGCGGAGGCCGGGGTCCGAGGGTTTATCGACGAGGTGGACGAGCGCCTCTCCTCGGAGGAGGACACCTGCGAGGTGGTCCGAGACACACTGATCGACCTCCACGGCGACCGCGAGCGCTGGGAGGCGTGGCAGGACGGCGAGTCGGTGCCGAGAGCCGAACGCGTCCGCCTGCAGGGGTACGACCCGTGCAACGCCACGCTGGAGTCGGAGTACTACGCCGAGAAGGACGAGGAGCAGTTCCAACGTTCCAAACACCTCCAGTGGCTCTGGCGGCAGTTCGACGCCACGCCGATGGCCGACAACGTCGATTTCGCGCTCCGATTCCGACAGATGCTCGGCAACCACCTGTTCGCCGAGTGCGGCGACGACTGCCGGTTTTTCAAGGGCATCTCCGTCACCTACGGCCACAACATCGAGGTCGGCGACAACGTCGTGATCCACGACGGTGTCCACCTCGACGACCGCGGGAAGCTAACGATCGGTGACCGCGCGTCGATCTCGGACGGCGTCCACCTCTACAGCCACGACCACGACCTCGTCGACCAGACCGAGGTCCGGAACTTCCACACGATCGTCGAGGACGACGCTCGCGTCACCTACGACGCGATGGTCCGGGCCGGCTGCCGGGTCGGCGAGAACAGCGTCGTCGGCGCGCGCTCGGTCGTGCAGGGCGACGTGCCCGCCCACCACGTCGTCGTCGGCTCACCCGCCCGGAGCGTCCGCGTGAAGCCGGGGTGGGAGGAAGTCGCCGACGAGCTGGAGGACGGTCGGCTCCCCGACCGGCAGGACGAACGCGAGATCGAGTACGACCTCCCCGACGACCTCGATCAGTTCGACGAGTTCCAGCGCGACCTGCAGCCGCCGAGTTCGCCGCAGTGA
- a CDS encoding TCP-1/cpn60 chaperonin family protein, translating to MAFTTEATEESSTEERSDDLLGPGKAIAATLGSTLGPNGLDKMVIDRSGSVVVTNTGATVLDGLEIDAPIGRVIRDAVQAHARHVGDGTTTTALLVGELLDAADTLAERGLHPTSIVDGYARAASHARDALDELSVPVDPDDERLREVASTAVTGRWDAASARRFADITVDALRSVDFDAARLTIQAYPGGELTDSERVKGILVDLEGSSTTIDGFGTNDRRALTDPTVALVDGELTPPTAEASGTVRVRTPDDLAAVREHERAADERLIRSIADRDVDVLVCQKSIDDAVKTDLARAGVLPVERTRRDEFDAIARAANATAVAAIADLDRDALGTVGAVRRRSVGGGVIELSGLPGESHESLLLRGGTPHVAEETKRIVEDCLAVARHAAHGGGVVPGGGAGMMVVSRAVADRASSVDDRSALALEAFADAVTVIPRTLARNAGADPIDALAALRNRHHDGETAAGVARSGAVGDMFDAGVVEPVAVPARCLETAVRTASLVLRVDETLDAEPAGSGVAGDGHHGHAHGGDDSHTHESGHAHGSGGEHGSGGHDGGYPWALSH from the coding sequence ATGGCATTCACGACCGAAGCGACCGAGGAATCGAGTACCGAAGAACGATCCGACGATCTGCTCGGACCGGGGAAAGCGATCGCGGCGACGCTCGGAAGCACGCTCGGCCCGAACGGGTTGGACAAGATGGTGATCGACCGAAGCGGAAGCGTCGTCGTGACAAACACCGGTGCGACCGTTCTCGACGGACTGGAGATCGACGCGCCGATCGGTCGCGTGATCCGAGATGCGGTCCAAGCCCACGCGCGACACGTCGGCGACGGGACCACCACGACGGCCCTGCTCGTCGGCGAACTCCTCGACGCGGCCGACACGCTCGCCGAGCGAGGGCTGCACCCGACCTCGATCGTCGACGGGTACGCCCGCGCGGCCTCGCACGCCCGTGACGCCCTCGACGAGCTCAGCGTCCCGGTCGATCCGGACGACGAGCGGCTCCGCGAGGTCGCGTCGACGGCGGTTACCGGACGCTGGGACGCGGCGTCGGCCCGGCGGTTCGCTGATATCACCGTTGACGCGCTCCGCTCGGTCGACTTCGACGCCGCCCGGCTCACGATTCAGGCGTATCCCGGCGGCGAACTGACCGACTCCGAGCGAGTGAAGGGGATCCTCGTCGACCTGGAGGGGTCGTCGACGACGATCGACGGGTTCGGCACCAACGACCGCCGGGCGCTCACTGATCCGACGGTTGCGCTCGTCGACGGCGAACTGACGCCCCCTACCGCCGAGGCGTCGGGGACGGTGAGGGTCCGAACCCCCGACGACCTCGCAGCCGTCAGGGAGCACGAACGGGCAGCCGACGAGAGGCTGATCCGGTCGATCGCGGACCGCGACGTCGACGTGCTCGTGTGTCAGAAGTCGATCGACGACGCGGTGAAGACCGACCTCGCACGCGCCGGCGTGCTTCCCGTCGAACGGACCAGACGCGACGAGTTCGACGCGATCGCTCGCGCCGCGAACGCGACCGCGGTCGCCGCGATCGCCGACCTCGATCGGGACGCGCTCGGGACGGTCGGAGCTGTTCGCCGTCGGTCAGTCGGCGGCGGCGTGATCGAACTCTCGGGACTCCCGGGCGAATCGCACGAGTCGCTGCTCCTGCGCGGCGGGACGCCGCACGTCGCCGAGGAGACGAAGCGGATCGTCGAGGACTGCCTCGCAGTCGCGCGCCACGCCGCCCACGGTGGCGGTGTCGTTCCGGGCGGCGGCGCCGGTATGATGGTCGTCTCCCGCGCCGTGGCCGACCGCGCGTCGAGCGTCGACGATCGGTCGGCGCTCGCGCTCGAGGCGTTCGCTGACGCGGTGACCGTGATTCCGAGAACGCTCGCGAGGAACGCCGGTGCGGACCCGATCGACGCGCTGGCTGCGCTCCGCAACCGTCACCACGACGGGGAGACGGCGGCGGGCGTCGCGCGCTCCGGCGCAGTCGGCGACATGTTCGACGCGGGCGTGGTCGAGCCGGTCGCGGTCCCCGCGCGCTGTCTCGAGACTGCCGTGCGGACCGCGAGCCTCGTGTTGCGCGTCGACGAGACGCTGGACGCGGAGCCGGCAGGGTCCGGCGTCGCCGGAGATGGACACCACGGACACGCTCATGGCGGAGACGACAGCCACACCCACGAGAGCGGCCACGCCCATGGAAGCGGTGGTGAACACGGAAGCGGCGGCCATGACGGCGGCTACCCGTGGGCGCTGAGCCACTGA
- a CDS encoding MFS transporter, with protein sequence MRPRSPAASESPRFHPSPLRDDAMGRSWLFAWGLAAVAFGGASLIVPLYVVELGGGAFVLGVLFATASFVGVPGALVFGNLADRTGKRRPFVLAALVVATATTLVIPTLESVPLVIAANAALWLGFAAAVPVLTLLAVSGEPEHRWTAVIARLNEYQGIGWAAGLGLGFVVTAVVSLRYDPVTAQRAFLFVCAASAAAGLALAARALPPDSGTVSEPSPTRLRRRVREASRFNVRGAAFPFTPARFDPRGLRPRVLIDRFSPALATYFAAVLVVFTGFGVFFAPLPAYLAGVGFGSSETFALYFALNAAAAAFYGRAGRLAEAYGVYEVHAGALLGRGVALPTVAVVGVAGGSTLFALSATGAAFVAIGVTWAAIAVTAAALVTRLAPPAIRGEALGAYGALVAVGGGFGGIVGGWLASSGYPIAFVAAGGTVVVGTGIVVALARRPGQRSERRHGTGEETGQ encoded by the coding sequence TTCCCTTGTACGTCGTCGAACTGGGCGGTGGGGCGTTCGTGCTCGGTGTGCTCTTCGCGACGGCGTCGTTCGTCGGCGTTCCCGGCGCCCTCGTCTTCGGCAATCTGGCGGACCGGACGGGGAAGCGTCGACCGTTCGTTCTCGCGGCGCTCGTCGTCGCGACCGCCACGACGCTCGTCATCCCGACCCTGGAGAGCGTTCCCCTCGTCATCGCCGCCAACGCGGCGCTTTGGCTCGGGTTCGCGGCCGCCGTCCCAGTGCTCACCCTGCTCGCGGTCTCCGGCGAGCCCGAGCACCGGTGGACGGCGGTCATCGCCCGACTGAACGAGTATCAGGGAATCGGCTGGGCGGCCGGTCTCGGGCTGGGATTCGTCGTTACCGCAGTCGTGTCGCTGCGGTACGATCCGGTCACCGCCCAGCGCGCGTTCCTGTTCGTGTGCGCCGCGAGCGCCGCCGCCGGTCTCGCGCTGGCCGCGCGAGCGCTTCCACCGGACTCCGGGACAGTGTCGGAACCGAGCCCCACGCGGCTCCGCCGCCGCGTCCGCGAGGCGTCGCGGTTCAACGTCCGCGGCGCCGCCTTCCCGTTCACTCCTGCCCGGTTCGACCCGCGAGGGCTCCGTCCCCGGGTGCTCATCGATCGCTTCTCTCCGGCGCTTGCGACGTACTTCGCGGCCGTTCTCGTCGTGTTCACCGGCTTCGGCGTCTTCTTCGCGCCACTGCCCGCGTACCTCGCCGGCGTCGGCTTCGGGTCGAGCGAGACCTTCGCGCTGTACTTCGCGCTGAACGCCGCGGCCGCCGCCTTCTACGGACGGGCCGGCCGCCTCGCCGAGGCGTACGGCGTGTACGAGGTACACGCCGGCGCGCTGCTCGGACGGGGCGTCGCCCTCCCGACGGTCGCGGTCGTCGGTGTCGCGGGCGGGAGTACCCTCTTCGCGCTGAGCGCGACCGGCGCCGCCTTCGTGGCAATCGGAGTGACGTGGGCCGCCATCGCGGTGACGGCGGCGGCGCTCGTCACTCGGCTCGCGCCGCCCGCGATACGCGGCGAGGCGCTCGGCGCGTACGGCGCCCTCGTGGCGGTCGGTGGCGGGTTCGGCGGAATCGTCGGCGGGTGGCTCGCGTCGTCGGGATACCCGATCGCGTTCGTCGCGGCCGGCGGAACCGTCGTCGTCGGGACGGGAATCGTCGTCGCGCTCGCGCGGCGACCAGGGCAGCGATCGGAGCGCAGACACGGCACCGGCGAGGAGACGGGACAGTGA